Proteins found in one Myxococcales bacterium genomic segment:
- a CDS encoding DUF4173 domain-containing protein, producing MHNTSSGPPIPFASSARPARPVDAVASAGALAEGHPLGEWAYSAYSGAAHPYRPEPASEPIVAYPQYRTMPARPRELVAAVALVALADVAFVRSLEIPEPLSIRGVTASLFFLAVPTIVVLAARARRVTARLAMAGLLFLAIAARCALAPTLGTVLLGLLGVFALAVTLRSRRAFMTDVALSLGATFTTTPRRLWAAAVGARGALMGRPGTRSLAPIVVPLALVAVFVGIFGLANPLVGRWLSALFTLKLPYVERMVAWVPIGVGAVLLLRPAVRPWSRAESAETDTQADRTSLNIAQNAMLALNTLFALYNALDAAYLWAGSPPPGVSERAYAHQGAAWLTFAIAALTVVVGVLFRGALAHDPRAKLGRALAFVWLGQGVVLALGTYRRLAIHITTSGLSNIRILGMMGTTLVVVGLIQVGMKLSRRRSFAWLLRRQLDALAIGLLLFCLMPTHLISARINLTRVMEHEYQALVHVEEEVLEVESAAALLPMVDHDDERIRRGIAALLLDERDTLRAGRLHHGPYRDYATTHTLRRLEAASPKLEAVLGDVARVDAIRPFEYIRNSAIEGEIAQSEIAKVEPAVSRREKPLRAWMDEARSKLDATRESISVSVPQPLADENQYKVIVTVTRGDSKREIELVVGRFEGTRDWTIRDVRELTPPSR from the coding sequence ATGCACAACACCTCGTCGGGACCCCCCATTCCCTTCGCCTCGTCCGCTCGCCCCGCTCGCCCCGTTGACGCCGTGGCCTCGGCCGGTGCTCTCGCCGAAGGGCATCCCCTCGGCGAGTGGGCATATTCGGCCTACTCGGGAGCCGCGCACCCGTACCGGCCCGAGCCCGCGTCGGAGCCGATCGTGGCCTATCCACAATATCGCACGATGCCCGCGCGGCCCCGCGAGCTCGTCGCCGCGGTCGCCCTCGTCGCCCTCGCCGACGTGGCGTTCGTGCGGTCGCTGGAGATCCCCGAGCCGCTCTCGATCCGTGGGGTCACGGCGTCGCTCTTCTTCCTCGCGGTCCCGACGATCGTCGTCCTCGCGGCGCGCGCGCGGCGAGTGACCGCACGCCTCGCGATGGCCGGGCTCCTGTTCCTCGCGATCGCGGCTCGATGTGCGCTCGCCCCGACGCTCGGCACCGTCCTGCTCGGGCTCCTGGGGGTGTTCGCGCTGGCGGTCACCCTGCGGAGCCGGCGCGCGTTCATGACCGACGTCGCGCTCTCGCTCGGCGCGACGTTCACGACCACGCCCCGGCGACTGTGGGCCGCGGCGGTGGGAGCCCGGGGCGCGCTGATGGGTCGCCCGGGCACGAGGAGCCTCGCGCCGATCGTCGTACCCCTCGCGCTCGTCGCGGTCTTCGTGGGCATCTTCGGCCTCGCGAACCCCCTCGTCGGCCGTTGGCTCAGCGCGCTCTTCACGCTCAAGCTCCCCTACGTGGAGCGCATGGTCGCTTGGGTCCCGATCGGCGTGGGCGCCGTGCTCCTGCTCCGGCCCGCTGTCCGGCCGTGGAGCAGAGCCGAATCGGCCGAGACGGACACCCAGGCCGACCGAACGTCACTCAACATCGCGCAGAACGCGATGCTCGCGCTGAACACCCTCTTCGCCCTCTACAACGCGCTCGACGCAGCCTATCTCTGGGCCGGATCGCCACCGCCCGGGGTCAGCGAGCGTGCCTATGCCCATCAAGGCGCGGCGTGGCTCACGTTCGCGATCGCCGCGCTGACGGTCGTCGTGGGGGTCCTGTTTCGCGGCGCGCTCGCCCATGATCCGCGCGCCAAGCTGGGGCGGGCGCTCGCGTTCGTTTGGCTCGGCCAAGGTGTCGTCCTCGCGCTAGGGACCTATCGGCGCCTCGCCATTCACATCACGACGAGCGGCTTGTCGAACATCCGAATCCTCGGAATGATGGGCACGACGCTCGTCGTGGTCGGGCTCATTCAAGTGGGAATGAAGCTCTCGAGGCGGCGCTCGTTCGCGTGGCTCCTGCGACGTCAGCTCGACGCGCTCGCGATCGGGCTCCTTCTGTTCTGCCTGATGCCGACTCACCTCATCTCGGCGCGTATCAACCTCACACGCGTGATGGAGCACGAGTACCAGGCGCTCGTCCACGTCGAGGAAGAGGTCCTGGAGGTCGAGAGCGCCGCGGCCCTCCTCCCCATGGTCGACCACGACGACGAGCGCATCCGTCGCGGCATCGCGGCCCTCCTGCTCGACGAGCGCGACACCCTCCGCGCTGGTCGGCTTCATCATGGGCCGTACCGTGACTACGCGACGACCCACACGCTCCGCAGGCTCGAGGCGGCCTCGCCGAAGCTCGAGGCGGTGCTCGGAGACGTCGCTCGCGTCGACGCCATAAGGCCGTTCGAGTACATCCGAAACTCGGCGATCGAGGGGGAGATCGCGCAGTCGGAGATCGCGAAGGTCGAGCCGGCCGTCTCGAGGAGAGAGAAGCCCCTGCGCGCGTGGATGGACGAGGCGCGCTCGAAGCTCGACGCTACGCGGGAGTCGATCAGCGTGTCCGTGCCTCAGCCACTCGCGGACGAGAATCAGTACAAAGTCATCGTGACGGTCACTCGAGGCGACTCGAAGCGCGAGATCGAGCTCGTCGTCGGGCGCTTCGAAGGGACGCGCGACTGGACGATCCGTGACGTGCGCGAGCTCACGCCGCCGTCGCGCTGA
- a CDS encoding metallophosphoesterase, with amino-acid sequence MIALLRLRESLVLESALLGVSVVLARLAALRLASTRAARRTVAAVALLVVGAHVAWGALPRPLASYGVDVAMALLPLLALLCLSLVPSVLVGRALNRLLLAPAVSIEPRGSEPTAKADGADVPAREPRPARRAIVAMATLALPAAGLGVGVAGFVTGAALPRTRRVRMDFPRLPQELAGLRILQLSDLHLGCTRRLNDLERFLASADRPDLLMLTGDVAEDLSLLAPALHMIAALKPRLGAFACLGNHEHFHGAASARRIFERSDIDLLVNDARTVAVGDARLAILGVDDPVWMRGDLRPRLARHLDGALQRAGGEADFRLLMSHRPEGFDPAHARGVALVLSGHTHGGQIGFHEKSVGERLWPERYLWGPYSRGDSRLYTTAGFGDWYPWRPGCPSEAALVELAHSKRCCVG; translated from the coding sequence ATGATCGCCCTCCTTCGCCTCCGCGAGTCGCTCGTCCTCGAGTCCGCGCTGCTCGGTGTCTCCGTAGTCCTCGCCCGGCTCGCCGCGCTTCGCCTCGCGAGCACGCGCGCCGCGCGGCGGACCGTCGCCGCGGTGGCCCTGTTGGTCGTGGGAGCGCACGTCGCCTGGGGCGCGCTCCCTCGTCCCCTCGCGAGCTACGGGGTGGACGTCGCGATGGCGCTGCTCCCGCTCCTCGCGCTCCTGTGCCTCAGCCTCGTGCCCTCGGTCCTGGTGGGGCGCGCGCTGAACCGTCTGCTCCTCGCTCCTGCGGTGTCGATCGAGCCTCGCGGGAGCGAGCCCACGGCAAAAGCCGACGGAGCAGACGTGCCTGCTCGCGAGCCGCGACCCGCCCGCCGCGCGATCGTCGCGATGGCGACGCTCGCGTTGCCTGCCGCGGGCCTGGGCGTCGGAGTGGCTGGGTTCGTCACCGGCGCCGCGCTCCCACGCACGCGCCGAGTGCGCATGGACTTCCCGCGGCTCCCACAGGAGCTCGCTGGACTCCGAATCCTCCAGCTCTCCGACCTCCACCTCGGCTGCACTCGCCGCCTGAACGATCTCGAGCGCTTCCTCGCGAGCGCCGACCGCCCCGATCTGCTGATGCTGACCGGCGACGTCGCCGAGGACCTGTCGCTCCTCGCTCCGGCGCTGCACATGATCGCGGCGTTGAAGCCGCGCCTCGGCGCCTTCGCCTGCCTTGGCAACCACGAGCACTTCCACGGCGCGGCGAGCGCGCGGAGGATCTTCGAACGCTCGGACATAGACCTCCTCGTCAACGACGCGCGCACGGTCGCCGTCGGCGACGCGCGGCTCGCGATTCTTGGAGTCGACGATCCCGTGTGGATGCGCGGCGACCTTCGACCGCGGCTCGCGCGTCACCTCGACGGCGCACTTCAGCGCGCCGGCGGCGAGGCCGACTTTCGACTTCTCATGTCCCACCGCCCCGAGGGCTTCGATCCCGCGCATGCACGGGGCGTCGCTCTCGTGCTCTCGGGCCACACCCACGGCGGACAGATCGGCTTTCACGAGAAGTCCGTGGGAGAGCGGCTATGGCCTGAGCGCTACCTCTGGGGCCCCTACTCTCGAGGAGACTCGCGGCTCTACACCACCGCGGGGTTCGGCGACTGGTATCCGTGGAGGCCCGGCTGCCCGAGCGAGGCCGCGCTCGTGGAGCTCGCTCATTCGAAGCGTTGCTGCGTGGGCTGA
- a CDS encoding Uma2 family endonuclease — translation MTTKGWPIDPSDPRAPPEDVWQGLSPAEQARVYSSLPSELPRASPPEGDPHRLPKTRALEALGEYFRRIGRGVYLGSELPVYYPNEPMFAPDLIAVLDVDADRLGERERWMVSHEKRGLDFAMEVTLHGDKKKDLETNVIWYAKLGIPEYFVLDARTTRLIGYRLDERDERERVYRSIVPQGGRWPSRVLGLDLALEGRRVRFFHGSAALPEASELIQRLEGMMDGLTSGKETAERAREESERAREEAEQRAERLAAKLRELGVDPDAV, via the coding sequence GTGACCACGAAGGGCTGGCCCATCGATCCGAGCGACCCTCGCGCGCCTCCCGAGGACGTGTGGCAGGGCCTCTCCCCAGCCGAGCAGGCCCGTGTGTACTCTTCACTGCCTTCGGAGCTCCCTCGCGCGTCGCCCCCCGAAGGTGATCCGCACCGCCTCCCGAAGACCCGCGCGCTCGAGGCGCTCGGCGAGTATTTCCGCCGCATCGGGCGCGGCGTGTACCTGGGCTCGGAGCTGCCCGTCTACTACCCGAACGAGCCCATGTTCGCGCCCGACCTCATCGCGGTGCTCGACGTGGATGCTGACAGGCTGGGCGAGCGCGAGCGGTGGATGGTCTCGCACGAGAAGCGCGGGCTCGACTTCGCGATGGAGGTGACTCTCCACGGCGACAAGAAGAAGGACCTCGAAACCAACGTCATCTGGTACGCGAAGCTCGGGATCCCAGAGTATTTCGTGCTGGACGCGCGCACCACGCGCCTCATCGGCTACCGCCTCGACGAACGCGACGAACGCGAGCGCGTCTACCGATCGATCGTGCCGCAAGGAGGGCGTTGGCCTTCGCGTGTGCTCGGGCTCGACCTCGCGCTCGAGGGGCGCCGCGTGCGCTTTTTTCATGGATCTGCCGCGCTCCCGGAGGCCTCCGAGCTGATTCAGCGGCTCGAGGGCATGATGGACGGCCTCACCTCCGGAAAGGAGACGGCCGAGCGGGCTCGCGAGGAGAGCGAGCGGGCTCGCGAGGAAGCCGAACAACGCGCGGAGCGCCTCGCCGCGAAGCTGCGTGAGCTCGGGGTCGATCCGGACGCGGTCTGA
- a CDS encoding SUMF1/EgtB/PvdO family nonheme iron enzyme — translation MIALFPRGSRVVAAAAAFALVAACSATPAPPGAADAGGAPCPSGRGPTMVRVVSKSAGTFCIDSTEVTRDDYAGFTREVAGGKMTSKLVACANDADPTPDATCLKDPRVCKGDACGRHPQVCVDLCDAAGYCEWAGKRLCFADARTAGARTPLREEWELACSLGVNPDTGRNFRDWPYGDGQQLNAETCNIGLRSGTGCGPNPTGCSTLPVGSLPDCQGSVPGVYDLGGNVMEFVDVGAATPAGGAAVGPSFAFGRTASEALSANCGFLLRGATRDFEIGFRCCAD, via the coding sequence ATGATCGCATTGTTTCCGCGCGGGTCTCGCGTCGTCGCCGCGGCGGCTGCGTTCGCGCTCGTGGCGGCGTGCAGCGCCACGCCGGCCCCACCCGGCGCAGCCGACGCTGGCGGCGCGCCTTGCCCCTCCGGGCGCGGACCCACCATGGTGCGGGTCGTCAGCAAAAGCGCGGGCACGTTCTGCATCGACAGCACCGAGGTGACGCGCGACGACTACGCGGGCTTCACCCGCGAGGTCGCCGGCGGGAAGATGACCTCGAAGCTGGTCGCGTGCGCGAACGACGCCGACCCCACCCCCGACGCGACGTGCCTGAAGGACCCGCGTGTCTGCAAGGGCGACGCCTGCGGCAGGCACCCCCAGGTGTGCGTCGATCTCTGCGACGCCGCCGGTTACTGCGAGTGGGCGGGGAAGCGGCTCTGCTTCGCGGACGCACGCACAGCGGGCGCGCGCACTCCGCTGAGAGAGGAGTGGGAGCTCGCCTGCAGCCTCGGAGTCAACCCCGACACGGGGCGGAACTTTCGCGACTGGCCGTACGGTGACGGGCAACAGCTGAACGCGGAGACCTGCAACATCGGACTCCGCTCGGGCACGGGCTGCGGGCCCAACCCGACGGGCTGCAGCACGCTGCCGGTGGGGTCCCTCCCCGACTGCCAGGGCTCCGTTCCGGGCGTGTACGACCTTGGGGGCAACGTCATGGAGTTTGTGGACGTCGGGGCGGCGACCCCGGCAGGAGGTGCCGCCGTCGGACCTTCGTTCGCGTTCGGACGGACGGCCTCCGAGGCGCTCTCCGCCAACTGCGGGTTTCTGCTTCGTGGTGCCACGCGAGACTTCGAAATCGGCTTTCGGTGCTGCGCGGACTGA
- a CDS encoding SUMF1/EgtB/PvdO family nonheme iron enzyme: MALIAQEGARTFCMDSTEVTRGQYRAFVASGEKPAALRELCKANVTFEPVSCVVKPPPCSGPECDTLPQVCIDYCDAEAFCAWSGKTLCGTDDGRELSTAELDDHWKNVWLRACHGLTSPTDTGTLYPYGNTYSPDTCNTADRADTGCATSPATCRLTAAGSLPNCHSRGAYSGVFDLMGNVWEFVYYVEDPSGPSPSVFYGGAPYNVSFAGRVLGCDLGMSPFGAISKQEGTGSISVGFRCCAVPK; the protein is encoded by the coding sequence ATGGCGCTGATCGCCCAGGAGGGAGCGCGGACCTTCTGTATGGACAGCACCGAGGTTACCCGCGGTCAGTACCGGGCGTTCGTTGCGTCGGGGGAAAAGCCGGCGGCTCTCCGCGAGCTCTGCAAGGCCAACGTGACCTTCGAGCCCGTCTCGTGCGTCGTCAAACCTCCGCCTTGCTCTGGTCCCGAGTGCGACACGCTACCCCAAGTGTGCATCGACTACTGCGACGCGGAGGCCTTCTGCGCATGGTCGGGCAAGACGCTGTGCGGCACTGACGACGGGCGGGAGCTCTCAACGGCGGAACTGGATGACCATTGGAAAAATGTGTGGTTGCGGGCATGCCACGGGCTAACGAGTCCGACAGACACCGGGACGCTATATCCCTACGGCAACACGTATTCGCCAGACACGTGCAATACGGCCGATAGAGCGGACACAGGCTGCGCTACTTCTCCGGCAACCTGTCGCCTGACGGCCGCGGGGTCCCTTCCGAATTGCCACAGTCGAGGCGCGTATTCCGGGGTCTTTGATCTCATGGGAAACGTCTGGGAGTTCGTCTACTACGTTGAAGATCCTTCGGGCCCATCGCCGAGCGTCTTCTACGGGGGCGCACCGTACAATGTCTCTTTTGCCGGTCGGGTGCTCGGCTGCGATCTTGGCATGAGCCCGTTCGGAGCCATATCCAAACAAGAAGGCACTGGTTCGATCAGTGTCGGCTTCCGATGCTGCGCCGTGCCCAAGTGA
- a CDS encoding endonuclease/exonuclease/phosphatase family protein translates to MTFNTWGVLGVEPERARRLAQRIRDHARGFDVVLLNEVWGTGSNEPSSTAGGIFGAVVGWFLGGPGGAVAGGTLGSTLAGKPVPRSSGRAQRDEYYDILKDEFPYVIYMTLGPGAGKLWGLGKDATDSGLMAFSRYPFVEAQNDGNTYPGDMGSVVAISNGVFINPDPYIRFLEFNHSCGSTTDQLAAKGVVLFHIAPPGGRINIALTHTQAESSECAVAARERQLHYIRALIDDRVSPSRNQTTIIAGDLNIDGYIARDDSAESPGTAPRAEEYRRRIWGNLDSRPYFDAWRTTSPRDEGTTYNMGEYGGDLNTGYVGARRFDYFLLNGDGYHAPGALTWAAGTPSFPYATFSEPNARCVNWIRTTLHSTTSDHVGLAMELGPRAAFCNPAMATLPRTNGTPFGVALPTPGADAWFRLPPGTYTLGLAKGEVESGMRLDVFSAENLSQPLRPLPRRQRVLTVEPARCSAGTVRNRVPCTYETDRFFGGDGELYLRVYSPDGLTYGEASLLVLKHDCASEDTACELLPAKPLTPAVPLNKPYTGYFTFSSIATANPRVPQTLVFQGTTLDGTDPRSPDLSLEREGLPVRSLLPSDSSAIAMTEEAHEANYLLKVSRPSDTTRYSVGVVTDLTYVSGAKDDLPPWMTAGISPPPSPIAFKLVCLEEGGLGIGDEELSVKVVADGVQVAGPIFRDDLDADEAMDLSAIPNFGFVKRAYLLIEEHDGDLVTDPVQDTATLELYKLDPMRPEGASHQQVITLHPVGDPRTLNGPTVQFQYHTSHSKVP, encoded by the coding sequence TTGACGTTCAACACATGGGGCGTTCTCGGTGTTGAGCCCGAGCGGGCGAGGCGACTGGCCCAGCGCATTCGAGACCACGCGCGGGGTTTTGATGTCGTCCTCCTCAACGAAGTATGGGGAACCGGCTCGAACGAGCCGAGCTCGACGGCCGGCGGCATCTTTGGTGCGGTCGTGGGGTGGTTCCTGGGGGGGCCGGGCGGGGCGGTTGCTGGCGGAACGCTAGGAAGCACGCTCGCGGGGAAGCCCGTTCCCCGGAGCTCTGGTCGGGCCCAGCGAGACGAGTATTACGACATCCTCAAAGACGAGTTTCCGTACGTGATCTACATGACCCTCGGGCCGGGGGCGGGCAAGCTCTGGGGGCTCGGGAAGGACGCAACCGACAGTGGGCTCATGGCGTTCAGTCGCTACCCGTTCGTCGAGGCCCAGAACGACGGGAACACCTACCCGGGTGACATGGGCTCCGTCGTTGCGATCTCCAACGGCGTGTTCATCAACCCCGACCCCTACATCCGCTTCCTGGAATTCAACCACAGCTGCGGATCGACAACGGACCAGCTAGCCGCGAAGGGCGTCGTTCTCTTTCACATCGCGCCCCCCGGCGGACGCATCAATATCGCTCTTACCCACACGCAGGCCGAGAGCTCAGAATGCGCAGTCGCAGCGCGAGAGCGCCAATTGCACTATATTCGGGCGCTGATCGACGACCGCGTGAGCCCAAGCCGAAATCAGACAACGATCATCGCCGGCGACCTCAATATCGATGGCTACATCGCGCGGGACGACTCGGCAGAATCGCCGGGCACAGCGCCAAGAGCGGAAGAGTACCGTCGCCGAATTTGGGGAAACCTCGACTCCCGTCCGTACTTCGACGCCTGGCGCACAACTTCCCCGAGGGACGAAGGCACCACGTACAACATGGGGGAGTACGGCGGCGATCTCAACACAGGATACGTGGGCGCGCGCCGGTTCGACTACTTCTTGCTCAATGGCGATGGCTACCACGCACCGGGCGCGCTGACCTGGGCCGCCGGCACCCCGAGCTTTCCGTACGCGACCTTCTCGGAACCGAATGCGCGGTGCGTCAATTGGATACGTACCACGCTCCATTCCACCACGTCGGATCACGTCGGGCTCGCGATGGAGCTTGGCCCGCGCGCGGCCTTCTGCAATCCGGCGATGGCCACGCTGCCAAGAACGAACGGCACGCCGTTTGGCGTCGCGCTGCCGACCCCGGGCGCCGACGCGTGGTTTAGGCTCCCGCCCGGGACGTACACCCTTGGCCTGGCGAAGGGGGAGGTTGAGTCGGGGATGCGCCTGGACGTGTTCTCCGCTGAAAACCTGAGTCAGCCTCTTCGACCCCTCCCGCGGAGGCAGCGCGTCCTCACGGTAGAGCCCGCTCGGTGTAGCGCGGGAACGGTTCGCAACCGGGTTCCGTGCACCTACGAGACGGATCGATTCTTCGGCGGCGACGGCGAGCTGTATCTGCGGGTCTACAGTCCCGACGGCCTCACCTACGGTGAGGCGAGCCTCCTCGTGCTGAAGCACGATTGCGCGAGCGAGGACACGGCCTGCGAGCTTCTTCCAGCGAAGCCTCTGACACCGGCGGTTCCGCTCAATAAGCCGTACACCGGCTATTTTACGTTCTCCTCTATCGCCACCGCCAACCCAAGAGTGCCGCAGACGCTCGTCTTCCAGGGAACAACGCTCGATGGCACGGACCCGCGCAGCCCCGACCTGTCGTTGGAGAGGGAGGGGCTCCCGGTTCGGTCATTGCTTCCTTCCGACAGTAGCGCGATTGCCATGACCGAAGAGGCTCATGAGGCGAACTACCTCCTGAAGGTGTCACGCCCCTCCGACACCACGCGCTACTCGGTGGGTGTGGTGACCGATCTGACGTACGTGAGCGGCGCCAAGGACGACCTGCCGCCGTGGATGACGGCGGGCATATCCCCGCCGCCCTCTCCCATCGCGTTCAAGCTCGTGTGCCTCGAAGAGGGTGGGCTAGGCATCGGCGACGAGGAGCTCAGCGTCAAGGTGGTGGCCGACGGCGTTCAGGTCGCCGGCCCCATCTTTCGCGACGACCTTGACGCCGACGAAGCCATGGACCTGTCTGCGATTCCGAACTTCGGATTTGTCAAGCGGGCCTATCTGCTCATTGAAGAGCACGACGGCGACCTCGTCACCGACCCCGTTCAGGACACGGCAACGCTCGAGCTCTACAAGTTGGACCCCATGCGGCCTGAGGGAGCCAGTCATCAGCAGGTCATCACCCTTCATCCTGTAGGCGACCCGCGAACGTTGAACGGGCCCACGGTTCAGTTCCAGTACCACACCTCGCACTCGAAGGTCCCATGA
- a CDS encoding addiction module protein, with translation MPPSRLLAEALALPPEEREELATELLRSLEVPPGLSLDDVDEIERRAADVIEGREPGIPWEAVRRRIGL, from the coding sequence GTGCCTCCCTCCCGCCTCCTCGCCGAAGCCCTGGCCCTCCCTCCCGAAGAGCGCGAAGAGCTCGCCACGGAGTTGCTGCGCTCGCTTGAGGTGCCTCCGGGGCTCTCGCTCGACGACGTCGACGAGATCGAGCGCCGCGCGGCCGACGTGATCGAGGGACGCGAGCCTGGGATTCCGTGGGAAGCCGTGAGGCGCAGGATCGGCCTCTGA
- a CDS encoding formimidoylglutamate deiminase — protein MLARSPEGSLLLPALTTAHSHAFQRGMRGTAQRPGPGTGGADDFWTWRGQMYRLATSLTPESIERISRVAFRELRRAGIDTVGEFHYVHHTPDGTPYARRTELAERVVQAALDEGLRIALLRTAYFRAGPGREPEPGQRRFCDRDVDDVLRDVEALRALYAGDPRVVVGIAPHSVRAVPPDLLVPLARYAEQHGLPLHMHVSEQPREVDECLAETGRRPAELLADLGVLSPRFVAVHATQLAPHEARLLGEAGAFACVCATTERDLGDGLPDLTALRASGTRLCTGIDSHVLTDPFDDLRALETHERLRTKARVTFSPPPGASTPAEQLWREGSLHGALACGFDGPAGQLAIDPLHPTLALVEQEHLLDAIVFSGHPGLVSPGAC, from the coding sequence GTGCTCGCTCGCTCCCCGGAAGGCTCGCTGCTCCTCCCCGCGCTGACCACCGCCCACTCGCACGCGTTCCAGCGCGGCATGCGCGGCACAGCGCAGCGCCCAGGCCCGGGCACGGGCGGCGCCGACGACTTCTGGACCTGGCGCGGGCAGATGTACCGCCTCGCCACGTCGCTCACGCCGGAGAGCATCGAGCGCATCAGCCGCGTCGCCTTCCGCGAGCTGCGGCGCGCCGGGATCGACACCGTGGGCGAGTTCCATTACGTGCATCATACACCCGATGGCACGCCCTACGCGCGCCGCACCGAGCTCGCCGAGCGCGTGGTGCAGGCCGCGCTCGACGAGGGCCTCCGCATCGCGCTCCTCCGCACGGCCTACTTTCGCGCGGGCCCCGGGCGCGAGCCCGAGCCCGGGCAGCGGCGCTTCTGCGATCGCGACGTCGACGACGTGCTCCGCGACGTCGAGGCCCTGCGCGCGCTCTACGCGGGCGATCCTCGCGTGGTGGTGGGCATCGCGCCGCACTCGGTGCGCGCGGTGCCGCCCGACCTGCTCGTCCCGCTCGCGCGGTACGCCGAGCAGCACGGTCTGCCGCTGCACATGCATGTGTCCGAGCAGCCGCGCGAGGTCGACGAGTGTCTCGCCGAGACCGGCCGTCGCCCCGCCGAGCTGCTCGCCGACCTCGGCGTGCTCTCCCCCCGTTTCGTGGCGGTCCACGCGACGCAGCTCGCCCCGCACGAGGCGCGCCTGCTCGGCGAGGCCGGAGCGTTCGCGTGTGTGTGCGCCACGACGGAGCGCGACCTCGGCGACGGCCTCCCCGACCTCACGGCCCTCCGCGCCTCCGGTACGCGGCTGTGCACGGGCATCGATAGCCACGTGCTCACCGATCCGTTCGACGATCTCCGGGCGCTCGAGACCCACGAGCGCCTGCGCACGAAGGCCCGGGTCACCTTCTCTCCGCCGCCTGGCGCCAGCACCCCGGCGGAGCAGCTCTGGCGCGAGGGTTCGCTGCACGGCGCGCTCGCGTGCGGCTTCGACGGCCCGGCGGGACAGCTCGCGATCGACCCTCTGCACCCCACGCTCGCGCTCGTGGAGCAGGAGCACCTCCTCGACGCCATCGTGTTCAGCGGCCACCCGGGCCTGGTGAGCCCGGGAGCCTGCTGA